The following coding sequences are from one Perognathus longimembris pacificus isolate PPM17 chromosome 13, ASM2315922v1, whole genome shotgun sequence window:
- the LOC125361761 gene encoding peptidyl-prolyl cis-trans isomerase A-like yields MVNPTAFFDIAADGKPLGRVSFELFADKVPKTAENVRALSTGEKGFGYKGSCFHRILPGFMCQGGDFTCHNGTGGSKSIYGEKFEDENFILKQTGPGILSMANAGPNTNGSQFFICTVKTDWLDGKYVVFGKVKEGMEVVEAMQGFGSRNGKTSKKVTITDCGQL; encoded by the coding sequence ATGGTCAATCCCACCGCGTTCTTCGACATTGCCGCCGACGGCAAGCCCTTGGGCCGCGTCTCCTTCGAGCTATTTGCAGACAAAGTTCCAAAGACAGCAGAAAACGTTCGTGCTCTGAGCACTGGAGAGAAAGGATTTGGTTATAAGGGTTCCTGTTTTCACAGGATTCTCCCAGGATTCATGTGCCAGGGTGGTGACTTCACATGCCATAATGGGACTGGTGGCAGCAAGTCCATCTATGGAGAGAAATTTGAAGATGAGAATTTCATCCTGAAGCAAACAGGTCCTGGCATCTTGTCCATGGCAAATGCTGGACCAAATACAAATGGTTCCCAGTTTTTCATCTGCACTGTCAAGACTGATTGGTTGGATGGCAAGTATGTGGTGTTTGGGAAGGTGAAAGAGGGCATGGAAGTCGTGGAAGCCATGCAGGGCTTTGGGTCCCGGAATGGCAAGACCAGCAAGAAGGTGACCATTACCGACTGCGGACAACTCTAA